The Cryomorphaceae bacterium 1068 genome window below encodes:
- a CDS encoding HAD family hydrolase has product MLNRITCVTLLCTLLFSCANTENKTEEEGTKSSFVESSSVLLSWNDDETRDRLISFVTNSVDSSHADFLKTEDRIAVFDNDGTLWAEQPYYFQLAYAMDQAKFMATDHPEWMEDETMKAAAEGDIKGVLAEGERGLIKVVMSTHAGMTETEFANSVKAWADTATNPLTGKRYVEMIYEPMLELLDYLRENEFKTYIVSGGGVAFMRAALLDTYGIPAEQIIGSTIKREFVDGEIVRMPEIEFIDDKEGKAVNIERIIGKIPAIAFGNSDGDLAMLQYTASGGSNRLMGYVHHTDSIREYAYDRDSHIGRLDKGLDEAIEKNWLVVDMAEDWKTIYPND; this is encoded by the coding sequence ATGTTGAACAGAATTACCTGCGTTACCCTCCTCTGCACATTGCTTTTTAGTTGTGCCAATACAGAGAACAAAACGGAAGAAGAAGGAACAAAATCAAGTTTCGTAGAATCCTCCTCGGTTCTGCTTTCTTGGAATGATGATGAAACACGCGATCGCCTCATCTCTTTCGTTACAAATAGTGTAGACTCTTCTCATGCAGACTTCCTCAAAACAGAGGACCGCATAGCCGTTTTTGACAATGACGGCACCCTCTGGGCTGAACAGCCTTATTATTTTCAACTGGCATACGCCATGGATCAGGCCAAGTTTATGGCCACGGACCATCCTGAATGGATGGAAGATGAAACGATGAAAGCCGCAGCAGAAGGAGACATAAAGGGCGTTTTAGCTGAAGGTGAAAGGGGACTCATAAAAGTGGTCATGTCGACGCACGCAGGGATGACTGAAACGGAGTTTGCCAATTCCGTAAAAGCTTGGGCGGATACTGCTACTAACCCTTTAACCGGAAAAAGATATGTCGAAATGATCTACGAGCCGATGCTCGAACTCCTCGACTATTTGAGAGAGAACGAATTCAAAACATACATCGTGAGTGGAGGGGGCGTAGCTTTTATGCGAGCAGCCCTATTGGACACGTATGGAATTCCTGCTGAGCAAATTATTGGATCGACGATCAAAAGAGAATTTGTAGATGGTGAAATCGTTCGGATGCCCGAAATCGAATTCATTGACGATAAAGAAGGTAAAGCCGTGAACATCGAAAGAATCATCGGCAAGATTCCGGCTATTGCTTTTGGAAACAGTGACGGCGACTTAGCCATGCTTCAATATACCGCAAGTGGCGGATCGAACAGGCTCATGGGATACGTTCACCATACCGATAGCATTCGCGAATATGCCTATGATAGAGACTCCCATATTGGACGATTGGACAAAGGATTGGATGAAGCCATAGAAAAAAATTGGCTAGTCGTAGACATGGCTGAAGACTGGAAAACCATTTATCCGAATGACTAA
- a CDS encoding cation:proton antiporter, translated as MRIKSVLLFVMAICSITLFASGDTSGADSGHHDPFARVFEFFFLILFLALIGRFASKKLNQSAVLGELLIGIIAGAILYPLDTPVLTVFRNFEVIEEVGRMVTQENVNYTAAIDIILTDADLKPEAASKLRNLFIEPDLREYLIIANSIRFISSLGIILLLFMVGLEISISDMKKSGRNSFIVAVLGVILPFAFGYFVSLWLLPQLDDGAHIFVAATLCATSIGITARVFKDLHKLYLPEAKIVLGAAVLDDILGLIILAVVTGVVTTGAISVSEVIIIFVKAIVFFAAILWFGSALLKRTVKLFARFDRAQVKLLYPFALLMICAYLADLVGLATIVGAFAAGLIIREEAFQLSDTIGISSKESLEVILTPLEGIFAPVFFVVMGLQVDTSLLFTWDVLMLGGILTVAAILGKWLAGLPLRKGLNKNVIGFGMVPRGEVGLIFAGIGKSIGVLDNKLFAAVILVVLLTTVITPPILVKLLKK; from the coding sequence ATGCGCATTAAGTCGGTTCTCCTTTTTGTAATGGCGATTTGTTCCATTACGCTATTTGCTTCGGGTGATACTTCAGGAGCAGATTCGGGTCATCATGATCCTTTCGCTCGTGTCTTCGAATTCTTTTTCCTCATCTTATTCTTAGCCTTGATCGGTCGATTCGCTTCGAAAAAGCTGAATCAGTCGGCAGTTTTGGGAGAACTACTGATAGGAATTATCGCCGGAGCCATTTTATATCCATTGGATACTCCGGTACTCACGGTATTCCGAAACTTTGAAGTGATTGAAGAAGTAGGGCGAATGGTTACCCAAGAGAATGTCAACTATACCGCCGCCATTGATATCATTTTGACCGACGCAGATCTAAAACCTGAAGCTGCCTCAAAATTACGCAACTTGTTTATAGAGCCCGATTTGAGGGAGTATCTCATCATCGCTAATTCAATCCGATTTATATCGAGTTTAGGGATCATCCTCCTTCTATTTATGGTCGGTTTGGAGATCAGCATCAGCGATATGAAGAAAAGCGGACGCAATTCCTTCATCGTTGCCGTATTGGGTGTTATTCTGCCATTCGCTTTTGGATATTTTGTTAGCCTTTGGCTATTGCCACAACTAGATGATGGCGCTCATATTTTCGTCGCTGCTACATTGTGTGCCACAAGCATTGGAATCACAGCTCGAGTTTTCAAAGACCTGCACAAGTTGTATCTACCCGAAGCCAAAATTGTATTGGGTGCGGCCGTACTGGACGATATACTGGGACTTATTATTCTGGCAGTAGTCACAGGTGTTGTTACCACAGGTGCCATAAGCGTTTCTGAGGTCATTATCATATTCGTAAAAGCAATCGTATTTTTTGCTGCCATTTTATGGTTTGGATCCGCCTTATTGAAGAGAACCGTCAAACTCTTTGCTCGTTTTGATCGCGCCCAAGTAAAACTTCTTTATCCCTTTGCTTTGCTCATGATCTGCGCTTATTTGGCAGATTTGGTTGGGCTCGCGACAATAGTCGGAGCATTTGCAGCCGGACTGATCATACGCGAAGAGGCATTTCAATTGAGTGATACTATTGGTATTAGTTCAAAGGAATCTCTTGAAGTGATTCTAACACCTCTCGAAGGTATTTTCGCTCCTGTTTTCTTCGTGGTCATGGGTCTACAAGTCGACACTTCACTGCTTTTTACTTGGGATGTACTTATGTTAGGAGGAATTCTGACAGTTGCAGCTATTTTGGGTAAATGGCTTGCAGGATTGCCTCTGCGGAAAGGTTTAAACAAAAATGTCATCGGATTTGGTATGGTTCCCCGCGGGGAGGTTGGTTTAATATTCGCCGGAATAGGAAAAAGCATTGGCGTCTTGGACAACAAGCTGTTTGCAGCCGTAATTCTAGTCGTTCTCCTTACTACAGTCATCACCCCGCCTATCTTGGTAAAGCTTTTGAAAAAATAG
- a CDS encoding DUF2490 domain-containing protein, producing the protein MNDLIYRAVLYPFLLMGLFFFSTQKLSGQKDQDFNSWVDFNYSYIASPKWTFGGDGGTRGILTSDEFSTIYLRPSASFKVNKDISLNAAIAGFQTFRSGTSDLFEFRLAQQVQATWPRLDRIYFTHRLRNEERFYFEDRFEDAPENDSNFENRLRYRLGVETNYFNVTSKIGNVKLLAGAEYFETFQSRTDSRRFNDSRISAGFGQLLKKGWSYSLLFIWQRSRDVFGDEFTTDQLVLRLRVYLKRSTN; encoded by the coding sequence ATGAATGATTTGATTTACCGAGCGGTTCTTTATCCCTTTCTTTTGATGGGTCTATTCTTTTTCTCAACTCAAAAATTGAGTGGTCAAAAAGATCAAGACTTCAACTCTTGGGTTGATTTCAATTACTCGTACATCGCTTCACCTAAGTGGACTTTTGGCGGCGATGGTGGAACGAGAGGTATCTTGACATCAGATGAGTTTAGCACCATCTATCTGCGTCCTTCGGCAAGCTTTAAGGTGAATAAGGATATCAGTTTAAATGCTGCGATAGCGGGTTTCCAAACGTTTCGTTCAGGTACTTCTGATCTTTTTGAATTTAGGCTAGCTCAGCAAGTTCAAGCTACGTGGCCGCGATTGGATCGCATCTACTTTACACATCGACTGCGCAACGAAGAGCGTTTTTACTTCGAAGATCGATTTGAAGATGCTCCCGAGAACGATTCGAATTTTGAGAATAGATTGCGTTACCGTTTAGGGGTAGAAACCAATTATTTCAATGTGACTTCAAAAATTGGTAATGTGAAATTACTCGCTGGGGCGGAATATTTTGAAACCTTTCAAAGCCGGACGGATTCACGCCGGTTCAATGATAGCCGTATAAGCGCAGGATTTGGTCAATTGCTGAAAAAAGGTTGGAGCTATTCGCTCCTATTTATATGGCAGCGCTCACGTGATGTTTTCGGTGATGAATTTACCACTGATCAACTCGTATTGAGGTTGCGGGTCTATTTGAAGAGAAGCACAAACTGA
- a CDS encoding methylmalonyl-CoA mutase family protein, with protein sequence METIAPYKPKNKVRIVTAASLFDGHDAAINIMRRIIQSTGCEVIHLGHDRSVEEVVNTAIQEDAQAIAMTSYQGGHNEYFKYMYDLLKEKGAGHIKIFGGGGGTILPEEIAELQAYGITRVYHPDDGRKMGLQGMINDMVEKSDFPTGQNLNGEVKAFKSKDKLSIARMISAAENYPDSFKEELGRIKEIAKKVDTPILGITGTGGAGKSSLVDELIRRFLVDFEEKTLAIVSVDPSKRKTGGALLGDRIRMNSVNNDRVYMRSLATRQSNLALSKHVADALSILKAAEFDLIILETSGIGQSDTEILDHSDVSLYVMTPEYGAATQLEKIDMLDFADLIALNKFDKRGALDALRDVKKQYKRNHQLWETPDEELPVHGTIASQFNDPGMNALYRSVMTKITEETKADLQTTFGVSSEMSEKIYIIPPNRTRYLSEISENNRGYDSRANQQADTADKLYSLAQSLLLMGGPNKLNGESIASDADELVKQLDERFETIKKDLDPHNWDTIVGWNDMKESYKADEFVFKVRDKEIRVPTHTESLSHSKIPKIVTPKYRSWGDILRWTLQENVPGSFPYTAGIYPFKRVGEDPTRMFAGEGGPERTNRRFHYVSVGMPAARLSTAFDSVTLYGNDPDHRPDIYGKIGNSGVSICCLDDAKKLYSGFNLCDPTTSVSMTINGPAPMLLGFFMNAAIDQQCEIYIKENGLEKEVEKKINAKYKELGFPRPEYHGELPETNDGLGLMLLGITGDEVLPTDVYNDIKARTLNVVRGTVQADILKEDQAQNTCIFSTEFALRLMGDVQQYFIDQQIRNFYSVSISGYHIAEAGANPITQLAFTLANGFTYVEYYLSRGMDINKFGPNLSFFFSNGIDPEYAVIGRVARKIWAKAMKEKYGANARAQMLKYHIQTSGRSLHAQEIDFNDIRTTLQALYAIYDNCNSLHTNAYDEAITTPTEASVRRAIAIQLIINKELGLTKNENPIQGSFIIEELTDLVEEAVLTEFDRITERGGVLGAMETMYQRSQIQEESMYYETLKHNGELPLIGVNTYLSKSGSPTLTPGEVIRATNEEKEAQINTRDMLHKRNANDGPSALKRVQDAALKNENLFEALMEATKVSSLGQITNALFEVGGQYRRNM encoded by the coding sequence ATGGAAACCATTGCTCCTTATAAGCCCAAGAACAAGGTTAGAATAGTAACCGCTGCTTCGCTATTTGACGGCCATGATGCTGCTATCAACATTATGCGTCGCATTATTCAATCGACTGGTTGCGAAGTGATACACCTCGGTCACGACCGCAGTGTAGAAGAAGTCGTGAACACCGCGATTCAAGAAGATGCTCAGGCCATTGCCATGACCTCTTACCAAGGAGGACACAATGAATACTTCAAGTACATGTATGACCTTTTGAAGGAGAAAGGTGCGGGTCACATCAAGATTTTCGGTGGTGGCGGAGGAACCATTCTTCCTGAAGAAATCGCCGAACTTCAAGCATATGGCATCACCCGCGTGTACCATCCCGATGATGGCCGCAAGATGGGCCTCCAAGGAATGATCAACGACATGGTTGAGAAGTCTGATTTTCCAACGGGCCAGAATCTGAACGGAGAAGTAAAAGCGTTTAAAAGCAAGGACAAGCTCAGCATAGCTCGAATGATTTCGGCAGCTGAGAATTACCCCGACTCTTTTAAAGAAGAACTTGGACGGATCAAGGAAATTGCCAAAAAAGTCGACACTCCGATTCTTGGAATTACAGGAACAGGAGGAGCAGGAAAGTCATCATTGGTAGATGAGCTGATCCGACGATTTTTGGTTGATTTTGAAGAGAAAACGCTGGCCATCGTATCCGTAGATCCTTCTAAGAGAAAGACAGGAGGAGCCCTTTTGGGAGATCGAATCCGAATGAATTCGGTGAATAACGATCGTGTCTACATGCGGTCTTTGGCTACTCGCCAAAGCAATCTGGCGTTAAGCAAACACGTGGCCGATGCGCTATCTATTCTTAAGGCGGCCGAGTTTGACCTCATCATTTTAGAGACCTCCGGAATCGGTCAAAGCGATACCGAAATACTCGATCACAGCGATGTATCCCTATACGTAATGACTCCCGAATATGGAGCGGCCACTCAACTGGAAAAGATCGACATGCTCGATTTTGCCGACCTCATCGCCCTGAACAAATTTGACAAACGCGGGGCACTCGATGCGCTTCGCGATGTGAAAAAGCAATACAAGCGCAACCATCAACTTTGGGAAACTCCAGACGAAGAACTTCCCGTACACGGAACAATCGCATCGCAATTCAACGATCCGGGAATGAATGCGCTCTACCGATCGGTGATGACGAAAATCACTGAAGAGACCAAAGCTGATCTGCAAACGACCTTTGGTGTTTCCAGCGAAATGTCGGAGAAGATTTACATCATTCCGCCAAACCGAACTAGGTACCTGTCGGAGATTTCTGAAAACAACCGAGGCTATGACAGTCGCGCAAATCAACAAGCCGATACGGCCGATAAACTTTACAGCTTAGCTCAATCACTGCTCTTGATGGGCGGCCCTAACAAACTAAATGGTGAATCAATAGCTTCAGATGCCGACGAACTGGTGAAGCAATTGGACGAGCGATTTGAAACCATCAAAAAGGATCTGGACCCCCACAATTGGGATACAATCGTAGGGTGGAACGACATGAAAGAAAGCTACAAAGCTGACGAGTTTGTCTTCAAGGTGCGCGACAAGGAAATCCGTGTTCCCACACATACCGAATCCCTTTCTCACTCTAAAATACCCAAAATCGTTACGCCTAAATACCGCAGTTGGGGAGATATCCTAAGATGGACTTTGCAAGAAAACGTGCCGGGCTCATTTCCCTACACTGCAGGAATTTATCCTTTCAAGCGGGTGGGCGAAGATCCGACCAGAATGTTTGCGGGTGAAGGTGGCCCCGAAAGAACGAATCGTCGTTTTCACTACGTAAGTGTAGGAATGCCAGCAGCTCGTTTGAGTACGGCCTTCGATTCTGTGACCCTTTACGGAAATGATCCCGATCATCGCCCAGACATCTATGGTAAAATTGGAAACTCCGGGGTAAGCATTTGTTGTCTCGATGATGCCAAAAAGCTCTACTCGGGATTTAATCTCTGTGATCCGACCACTTCCGTGAGTATGACCATCAACGGCCCTGCCCCAATGCTACTAGGCTTCTTCATGAATGCCGCCATCGATCAGCAATGTGAGATTTACATCAAAGAAAACGGCCTGGAGAAAGAAGTAGAAAAAAAGATTAATGCCAAGTACAAAGAATTAGGTTTTCCACGCCCCGAGTACCACGGCGAATTACCCGAAACCAATGATGGCTTAGGCCTGATGCTTTTGGGAATAACGGGAGATGAAGTTTTGCCGACTGATGTTTATAATGACATCAAAGCCCGCACGCTTAACGTTGTTCGTGGAACTGTTCAAGCCGATATTCTAAAGGAAGATCAAGCGCAGAACACGTGTATTTTTTCAACAGAATTTGCCTTGAGACTGATGGGTGATGTGCAGCAATATTTCATCGATCAGCAAATCAGAAATTTCTACAGTGTTTCTATCTCCGGATATCATATTGCCGAGGCAGGAGCCAATCCGATTACTCAGCTGGCGTTTACACTGGCCAATGGGTTCACTTACGTGGAATACTACTTGAGTCGAGGAATGGACATCAATAAGTTCGGGCCCAACCTTTCTTTCTTCTTCTCGAACGGAATCGATCCCGAATACGCTGTGATTGGTCGCGTAGCTCGAAAAATTTGGGCGAAAGCCATGAAAGAAAAGTACGGAGCTAACGCCCGTGCGCAAATGCTGAAGTACCATATTCAAACTTCAGGACGCTCGCTTCACGCGCAGGAAATCGACTTCAACGACATACGAACCACGCTTCAGGCACTTTACGCGATTTACGACAACTGCAACTCGCTGCATACGAATGCTTACGATGAGGCGATTACCACTCCAACGGAAGCTTCGGTAAGGCGTGCCATCGCGATCCAGCTTATCATCAACAAGGAATTGGGTTTGACCAAAAACGAAAATCCGATTCAAGGTTCATTCATCATCGAAGAGCTGACCGATTTGGTTGAGGAGGCAGTCTTGACAGAGTTTGACCGCATTACCGAAAGGGGCGGTGTGCTTGGCGCCATGGAGACCATGTACCAGCGTAGTCAGATTCAAGAGGAGAGCATGTACTATGAGACGTTAAAACACAACGGAGAATTGCCCCTTATCGGAGTGAACACTTACTTGAGTAAAAGTGGCTCCCCCACCTTAACTCCGGGAGAGGTAATTCGCGCCACGAATGAGGAAAAAGAAGCGCAGATCAATACGCGCGACATGCTTCATAAACGAAATGCCAATGATGGCCCCTCTGCTTTGAAAAGAGTTCAGGACGCTGCACTCAAAAACGAAAATCTCTTCGAAGCGCTGATGGAAGCCACCAAGGTTTCTTCCTTGGGGCAGATTACCAATGCCCTGTTTGAGGTGGGTGGACAGTACAGGAGGAATATGTAG
- a CDS encoding formylglycine-generating enzyme family protein has protein sequence MTKIYPKYILCLTILVASVSCSEPAPDQSPEVKVAEVESPQKTVNTDGMVWIEGGVYVMGSDGDYAENHEGPEVTVEVSGFYIDTKEVTNGQYRKFAEETGYITLAEKDVDWDQISKELPAGTPKPADSLLAAGSLVFTPPSGPVPFDDIRRWWRWQEGANWRHPYGPDSDLKGKDDHPVVHIAYEDAVAYCDWAGKRLPTEAEWEFAARGESGDSQFQWGEELTPDGKYLANFFQGEFPYELRAEDGFEYSAPVGTFPPNSYGLYDMIGNVWEWTSDYYRPDIKKQYVAMNVQVCRDPRGPSTSYDPNDPYATEKRVIKGGSFLCSEQYCANYRPTSRMATSFDSGQNHLGFRCVMDKVEL, from the coding sequence ATGACTAAAATTTATCCGAAGTACATTCTTTGCCTGACCATATTGGTTGCATCAGTTTCCTGTTCCGAACCTGCTCCGGATCAATCCCCAGAAGTGAAGGTAGCCGAAGTTGAGTCACCCCAAAAAACGGTGAATACAGACGGGATGGTCTGGATAGAAGGTGGAGTCTACGTCATGGGTAGCGATGGAGACTACGCCGAAAACCACGAAGGTCCCGAAGTCACGGTGGAAGTGTCTGGGTTTTACATCGACACCAAAGAAGTCACCAACGGGCAATACCGCAAATTTGCGGAAGAGACAGGCTATATCACCCTTGCAGAGAAAGATGTGGACTGGGATCAAATTTCCAAAGAGTTGCCTGCCGGCACTCCCAAACCTGCAGATAGTTTACTGGCCGCAGGGTCGCTTGTTTTTACTCCTCCCTCAGGCCCTGTTCCGTTTGACGATATCAGGCGATGGTGGCGATGGCAAGAAGGTGCCAATTGGCGGCACCCGTACGGTCCCGACTCAGACCTGAAGGGCAAAGATGATCACCCTGTTGTTCACATAGCTTATGAAGACGCTGTCGCTTATTGCGATTGGGCGGGAAAAAGACTGCCCACGGAGGCGGAGTGGGAGTTTGCTGCAAGAGGTGAATCCGGTGATTCCCAATTTCAATGGGGCGAAGAGTTGACACCCGACGGAAAATACTTGGCCAACTTTTTTCAAGGGGAGTTCCCTTACGAATTGAGAGCTGAAGATGGGTTTGAGTATTCGGCTCCGGTTGGAACCTTTCCACCAAACTCTTATGGACTTTACGACATGATTGGGAATGTATGGGAATGGACTTCAGACTACTACCGACCCGACATAAAAAAGCAATACGTTGCCATGAATGTGCAAGTATGCCGCGATCCGCGCGGGCCTTCTACCAGCTATGACCCAAATGATCCTTACGCCACGGAAAAACGTGTTATAAAAGGAGGGTCGTTTCTCTGCAGCGAACAGTACTGCGCAAATTATCGTCCCACCTCTCGCATGGCTACCAGCTTTGACTCAGGTCAAAATCACTTGGGGTTTCGGTGTGTTATGGATAAGGTCGAACTATGA